A window from Tenacibaculum singaporense encodes these proteins:
- a CDS encoding aminotransferase class I/II-fold pyridoxal phosphate-dependent enzyme — translation MNKIWLSSPHMGGGEQKYVQEAFDTNWVAPLGPNVNGFEDDLEKYIAHNSKVACLASGTSALHLALVLAGVSNGDEVLCQSMTFSASANPIVYQGGVPVFIDSEKETWNMCPHALKAAIEDRVSKGKKPKAIIVVYLYGMPAKIDQIKKLSEYYEIPLIEDAAEALGSTYKGQKCGTFGDFGVLSFNGNKIITTSGGGALVSHSEESKQKAIFLATQARDNAPHYQHSEIGYNYRMSNITAGIGRGQMEVLDKHISLRRANNLFYKEIFKDINGIEVFTESSSDYYSNHWLSSILIDENQIGFSREDLRLSMLEDNIESRPLWKPMHMQPVFKDCLYYGSNVSEKLFEDGLCLPSGSNLSDEDRERIKEVILKMIR, via the coding sequence ATGAATAAAATTTGGTTATCCTCTCCACATATGGGAGGAGGAGAGCAAAAATATGTACAGGAAGCATTTGATACAAATTGGGTTGCTCCTCTAGGGCCTAATGTGAATGGTTTCGAAGATGATTTAGAAAAATATATAGCTCATAATTCAAAAGTAGCATGTTTAGCCTCTGGTACTTCAGCGTTACATTTAGCATTAGTATTAGCAGGGGTTTCTAATGGTGACGAGGTTTTATGTCAAAGTATGACTTTTTCAGCTTCAGCAAATCCTATTGTATATCAGGGAGGTGTTCCAGTGTTCATTGATAGCGAAAAAGAAACTTGGAATATGTGTCCACATGCTTTAAAAGCTGCTATTGAAGATAGAGTTTCTAAAGGAAAAAAACCAAAGGCAATTATTGTTGTTTATTTATATGGAATGCCTGCAAAAATTGATCAAATAAAAAAACTAAGTGAATACTATGAAATACCATTAATTGAAGATGCTGCTGAAGCTTTAGGTTCAACTTATAAAGGACAAAAATGTGGTACGTTTGGAGATTTTGGGGTTTTATCTTTTAACGGAAATAAAATTATTACTACCTCAGGAGGTGGAGCTTTAGTTTCTCATAGTGAAGAAAGTAAGCAAAAAGCAATCTTTCTAGCTACTCAAGCAAGAGATAATGCACCTCATTATCAGCATTCAGAGATTGGTTATAACTATCGTATGAGTAATATAACGGCTGGTATTGGAAGAGGTCAAATGGAAGTTTTAGATAAGCATATTAGTTTAAGGAGAGCAAATAATTTGTTTTACAAAGAAATATTTAAAGATATAAATGGAATAGAAGTTTTCACTGAATCATCATCAGATTATTATTCAAATCATTGGTTAAGTTCTATCTTAATAGATGAAAATCAAATAGGCTTTTCTAGAGAGGATTTGAGATTATCTATGTTAGAAGACAATATAGAGTCTAGACCATTATGGAAGCCAATGCATATGCAACCTGTCTTTAAAGATTGTTTGTATTACGGTAGTAACGTTTCAGAAAAACTATTTGAAGATGGGTTATGTTTACCTTCAGGTTCTAATTTAAGTGATGAAGATAGAGAACGAATAAAAGAGGTAATTTTGAAAATGATTAGGTAA
- the galE gene encoding UDP-glucose 4-epimerase GalE, producing the protein MKKILVTGGLGFIGSHVVVELQNSGFEVVIIDDLSNSKIEVLEQITEISNVKPNFYQIDLRDKKAVHSFFNGNIIDGVIHFAAFKAVGESVQKPLDYYENNINALVYLLQEMKDRNIDHFIFSSSCTVYGQADELPITEGALIKPAESPYGNTKQIGEEIIKDSCKAYDMNAIALRYFNPIGAHESIKIGELPLGVPQNLIPFITQTAAGIREELAVFGDDYPTPDGTAIRDYIHVVDLAKAHVKALERLLNKENEENFEFFNVGTGKGSSVMEIIKTFEKVTQQSLKYKIVARREGDITAAYADTTKANEVLGWSPQETLEEALLSAWKWQQKQS; encoded by the coding sequence ATGAAAAAAATATTAGTAACAGGCGGTTTAGGATTTATAGGATCTCATGTAGTAGTGGAGTTACAAAACTCAGGTTTTGAGGTAGTGATTATCGATGATTTATCTAATTCTAAAATAGAAGTATTAGAGCAAATTACTGAGATTTCTAATGTTAAACCCAACTTTTATCAAATAGACTTACGAGATAAAAAAGCAGTACATAGCTTTTTTAATGGGAATATAATTGATGGAGTGATACATTTTGCAGCTTTCAAAGCAGTAGGCGAAAGTGTGCAAAAACCGTTGGATTATTACGAGAATAATATCAATGCTTTAGTTTACCTGCTACAAGAGATGAAAGATCGAAATATTGATCATTTTATCTTCAGTTCATCGTGTACGGTGTACGGACAAGCAGATGAGTTACCAATTACAGAAGGAGCACTTATTAAACCAGCGGAATCTCCTTATGGGAATACCAAACAGATAGGAGAGGAGATTATAAAAGATAGTTGTAAAGCGTATGACATGAATGCGATAGCTTTACGATACTTTAATCCGATAGGAGCACATGAGTCAATTAAAATTGGAGAGTTACCATTAGGAGTACCACAAAATTTAATTCCGTTTATCACACAAACAGCTGCTGGTATTCGAGAAGAACTGGCTGTTTTTGGAGATGATTATCCAACTCCAGACGGGACAGCCATTCGTGATTATATTCATGTTGTAGATTTAGCAAAAGCGCATGTAAAAGCTTTGGAACGTTTGTTGAATAAAGAGAATGAAGAAAATTTTGAGTTTTTCAATGTGGGAACTGGTAAAGGAAGTTCTGTGATGGAGATTATAAAAACTTTTGAAAAGGTTACCCAACAATCGTTGAAATACAAAATAGTAGCTAGAAGAGAAGGAGATATCACAGCAGCGTATGCAGATACTACTAAAGCCAATGAAGTTTTAGGGTGGTCACCTCAAGAGACATTGGAAGAAGCGTTGCTTTCTGCTTGGAAATGGCAACAGAAACAATCATAA
- the rfbA gene encoding glucose-1-phosphate thymidylyltransferase RfbA: MKGIILAGGSGTRLYPITKGVSKQLLPVYDKPMIYYPLSVLMLAGIRDILIISTPDDLPSFQKLLGDGNDLGIHLSYAEQPSPDGLAQAFIIGEEFIANDDVCLILGDNIFYGHGLPEMLQAAIQNIKKENKATVFGYNVKDPQRYGVVDFDEGGNAVSIIEKPENPKSNYAVVGLYFYPNHVIQVAKNVKPSGRGELEITSVNQYYLENEQLKVELMGRGFAWLDTGTHDSLLEASQFIETIEKRQGLKVACIEEIALYMGYINKEQVRNLAEPLKKNSYGQYLLNLAKER, from the coding sequence ATGAAAGGCATTATACTAGCAGGAGGGTCAGGAACACGGTTATATCCTATTACTAAAGGAGTATCAAAACAATTGCTACCAGTTTATGATAAACCGATGATTTATTATCCGTTATCAGTATTAATGTTGGCTGGTATTCGAGATATTTTGATTATTTCTACTCCAGATGATCTTCCAAGTTTTCAAAAATTATTAGGAGACGGTAATGATTTAGGAATACACTTAAGTTATGCAGAACAACCTTCACCGGATGGGTTAGCACAAGCCTTTATAATAGGAGAAGAGTTTATAGCGAATGATGATGTTTGTCTCATTTTAGGCGATAATATTTTTTATGGTCACGGATTGCCGGAAATGCTTCAAGCTGCCATACAAAATATAAAAAAAGAGAATAAAGCTACTGTTTTTGGGTACAATGTAAAAGATCCTCAACGTTACGGAGTAGTAGATTTTGATGAGGGTGGAAATGCTGTTTCTATTATTGAAAAACCAGAAAACCCAAAATCAAACTATGCAGTGGTTGGTTTGTATTTTTATCCAAACCATGTAATTCAAGTAGCCAAAAATGTAAAGCCTTCAGGAAGAGGAGAGCTGGAAATCACTTCAGTAAATCAGTATTATTTAGAAAACGAACAGTTAAAGGTTGAGTTAATGGGACGTGGTTTTGCGTGGTTAGATACCGGGACACATGATTCTTTATTAGAAGCAAGTCAATTTATTGAAACTATTGAAAAACGTCAAGGTTTAAAAGTAGCATGTATAGAAGAAATAGCACTATACATGGGGTATATTAATAAAGAACAAGTCAGGAATTTAGCAGAACCTTTGAAAAAAAATAGCTATGGACAATACTTATTAAACTTAGCAAAAGAGAGATAA
- the rfbC gene encoding dTDP-4-dehydrorhamnose 3,5-epimerase encodes MIFTKTEIPEVVVIEPKVFGDHRGYFFESFNQKEFENNIEHINFVQDNESKSTYGTLRGLHFQQPPFAQAKLVRCIQGKVLDVVVDVRKDSPTYGKHIAVELSEENKKQVFIPRGFAHGFVTLSKEAIFAYKVDNWYAPEYDSGIIWNDTTLNIDWKTNPEDVILSSKDQQLSTFIELKTPFIY; translated from the coding sequence ATGATTTTTACGAAGACTGAAATTCCTGAAGTTGTTGTTATTGAACCAAAAGTTTTTGGAGATCATAGAGGATATTTTTTTGAATCTTTCAATCAAAAAGAATTTGAAAATAATATTGAACACATAAATTTTGTTCAAGATAATGAGTCAAAATCAACTTACGGAACCTTAAGAGGGTTGCATTTTCAACAACCACCTTTTGCACAAGCGAAGCTAGTCCGTTGTATCCAAGGAAAAGTATTGGATGTAGTGGTTGATGTTCGAAAAGACTCCCCTACCTATGGGAAACATATAGCGGTAGAGTTATCCGAAGAAAATAAAAAGCAAGTATTTATTCCAAGAGGTTTTGCGCACGGGTTTGTAACCTTATCCAAAGAAGCTATTTTTGCATACAAAGTAGATAATTGGTATGCTCCTGAATACGATTCTGGAATTATATGGAACGATACTACGTTGAATATTGATTGGAAAACTAATCCTGAAGACGTAATACTTTCTTCAAAAGACCAACAACTTTCTACTTTTATAGAGTTAAAAACTCCGTTTATTTATTAG
- the rfbB gene encoding dTDP-glucose 4,6-dehydratase, with protein MRNILITGGAGFIGSHVVRLFVNKYPNDHIINLDALTYAGNLENLKDIEHQPNYTFVKGDICDEGLVKELFSTYSIDGVIHLAAESHVDRSIIDPLSFVKTNVYGTLNLLEVAKNSWKGNFEGKLFYHISTDEVYGSLGDDGFFTEETSYNPKSPYSASKASSDHFVRAYYNTYGLPMVISNCSNNYGSHQFPEKLIPLFINNICNNKPLPVYGKGENVRDWLYVEDHAKAIDVIFHKGKLGDTYNIGGGNEWKNIDLIKVLIKVVDRFLGREKGASEELITHVKDRAGHDFRYAIDASKLKNELGWEPSLQFEEGIEKTVKWYLENKDWVKNVTSGEYQKYYKEMYK; from the coding sequence ATGAGGAATATATTAATTACAGGAGGAGCTGGCTTTATAGGCTCTCATGTGGTGCGATTGTTTGTAAATAAGTATCCAAACGATCACATAATAAATTTAGATGCATTAACCTACGCAGGAAATCTAGAAAATTTAAAAGATATTGAGCATCAACCGAACTACACCTTTGTAAAAGGAGATATTTGCGATGAAGGTTTGGTGAAAGAATTGTTTTCTACCTATTCAATTGATGGAGTTATTCATTTAGCAGCAGAATCACATGTAGATCGTTCTATCATAGATCCTTTGTCATTTGTTAAAACTAATGTTTATGGAACTTTAAATTTATTAGAAGTTGCTAAAAATAGTTGGAAAGGCAATTTTGAAGGGAAATTGTTTTACCATATTTCTACGGATGAGGTGTATGGAAGCTTAGGAGATGATGGGTTTTTTACTGAAGAAACTTCGTATAATCCCAAATCACCTTATTCGGCATCAAAAGCTTCTTCAGATCATTTTGTAAGAGCATATTATAATACATATGGCTTGCCCATGGTAATTTCTAACTGTTCAAATAATTACGGATCACATCAGTTTCCTGAGAAATTAATTCCATTATTCATCAATAATATTTGTAATAACAAACCTTTACCAGTGTACGGTAAGGGAGAAAATGTAAGAGATTGGTTGTATGTGGAAGATCATGCGAAAGCAATCGATGTTATTTTTCATAAAGGAAAATTAGGAGATACATATAATATAGGGGGGGGGAATGAATGGAAAAATATTGATTTGATTAAAGTTCTAATAAAAGTAGTAGATAGGTTTTTAGGGAGAGAAAAAGGAGCATCAGAAGAACTAATCACTCACGTAAAAGATAGAGCAGGTCATGATTTTCGTTATGCAATAGACGCATCAAAGCTTAAAAATGAGTTAGGGTGGGAACCTTCTTTACAGTTTGAAGAAGGAATAGAAAAAACAGTTAAATGGTATTTGGAAAATAAAGATTGGGTTAAGAATGTTACAAGTGGAGAGTACCAAAAATATTATAAAGAAATGTATAAGTAA
- a CDS encoding LysM peptidoglycan-binding domain-containing protein gives MKKLQFLLLVCILTFTVSCGQQKRYVSYKIQEGETMRDIADRLDMRTKDLLRLNPDVGRRPEANTVIVIPNPKIKNSTSPSTTSSPEEETVDTTDTDKHKDTTPETEDDNTEFQQTIVEYETHEVQKGETVYRITKQYGITKDDLIKFNPEYTNIQSNNLSIGQILKVKEIKKTITIDKEEVLEKFLTHTVKSKETMYSLTRFYNVSKEDLLRLNPEYPDLVDNKLSIGQLLKIKPIEEVSKKENYTFYKDSIEIDTSINLAILLPFKADEYNTKSSKDIFEGNQLANMVTDFYLGAEIAIDSIKKQGVLVNVNLFDTGNRGKNIATILKNKRLENTDVVIGPFYSDKAEVVARDVNAPVVFPHYSSKQSKFSSSKLVKTSPEKDNYTEYLASYLKDNYKDQEIFIVSDEKKDTNISVSKIISELKKHDSINNIHVLKPEKGYIKRERFTSKMSSKRHNWVILASEDNVVVADALNSMISLPDETKVQVFATSKGSAYDKIDNNKLASINFTYVSNTYSDEDAIETKDFNNKYLQKNNTIPSDYAIKGFDITYDVLMRLASGNELTDTFKKGVSLRVENKFDYRKKMFGSSGNQGLFIVKYNEDLSLSRLR, from the coding sequence ATGAAGAAATTACAATTTTTACTATTAGTTTGTATTTTAACTTTTACCGTTTCTTGCGGTCAACAAAAACGTTACGTTTCGTACAAAATCCAAGAAGGTGAGACGATGCGAGACATTGCAGACCGTTTGGACATGAGAACGAAAGATTTATTACGCTTAAATCCTGATGTTGGAAGACGTCCTGAAGCTAACACAGTAATTGTTATACCTAATCCTAAAATTAAAAATAGTACTTCTCCATCTACTACTTCTTCTCCTGAAGAAGAAACCGTAGATACCACTGACACTGATAAGCATAAAGACACAACTCCTGAAACTGAAGATGACAATACTGAATTTCAACAAACAATTGTTGAATATGAAACTCACGAAGTTCAAAAAGGAGAAACTGTTTACCGTATTACAAAACAATATGGTATTACCAAAGATGACTTAATCAAATTTAATCCTGAATACACTAATATTCAAAGTAATAATTTAAGTATTGGTCAAATATTAAAAGTTAAAGAAATCAAGAAAACCATTACTATTGATAAAGAGGAAGTCTTAGAAAAGTTCTTAACACATACTGTAAAGAGTAAAGAAACTATGTACAGTTTAACTCGTTTCTACAATGTATCCAAAGAAGATTTATTGCGTTTGAATCCTGAATATCCAGATTTAGTTGATAACAAATTATCAATTGGTCAATTATTAAAAATCAAACCTATTGAAGAAGTTAGTAAAAAAGAGAACTATACTTTTTATAAAGATTCTATTGAAATTGACACCTCTATAAATCTTGCTATTTTGCTTCCTTTTAAAGCTGATGAGTACAATACTAAATCAAGCAAAGATATTTTTGAAGGAAACCAATTAGCAAACATGGTTACTGATTTTTATTTAGGAGCTGAAATCGCTATTGACTCTATTAAAAAGCAAGGAGTACTGGTAAATGTTAATCTTTTTGACACAGGAAATAGAGGGAAGAATATCGCCACCATTTTAAAGAATAAAAGGTTAGAAAATACCGATGTAGTTATTGGTCCTTTTTACTCTGACAAAGCAGAAGTTGTTGCTCGTGATGTAAATGCACCTGTTGTTTTCCCTCATTACTCTAGTAAACAAAGTAAATTTTCTTCATCTAAATTAGTAAAAACTTCTCCCGAAAAAGACAATTACACTGAGTATTTAGCATCTTATTTAAAAGACAACTATAAAGATCAAGAAATATTTATTGTAAGCGATGAAAAAAAAGACACTAACATAAGTGTTTCTAAGATTATTTCTGAGCTAAAAAAACATGATAGTATTAATAACATACATGTTTTAAAACCAGAAAAAGGCTACATAAAAAGAGAACGTTTTACAAGCAAAATGTCTTCTAAAAGACATAACTGGGTAATCCTTGCTTCAGAAGATAATGTAGTAGTTGCTGATGCCTTAAATAGTATGATTAGTTTACCTGACGAAACTAAAGTTCAGGTATTTGCTACCAGTAAAGGTAGCGCTTATGATAAGATTGATAATAATAAGCTTGCCAGTATCAATTTCACTTATGTTTCTAACACATACTCAGATGAAGATGCTATAGAAACAAAAGATTTCAACAACAAATATTTACAAAAAAACAATACTATCCCTTCAGACTATGCTATTAAAGGGTTCGATATTACCTATGATGTTTTAATGCGTTTAGCTTCGGGGAATGAACTTACAGACACCTTTAAAAAAGGAGTTTCTTTACGTGTTGAAAATAAATTTGATTATCGTAAAAAAATGTTTGGAAGCAGTGGAAATCAAGGTTTATTTATAGTTAAATACAATGAAGATTTAAGTTTAAGTAGACTTAGATAA
- the guaA gene encoding glutamine-hydrolyzing GMP synthase — translation MQQHNVLILDFGSQYTQLIARRVRELNIYCEIHPYNKIPQNLNDFKAVILSGSPSSVRSEEAPHPDLSEIRGKKPLLAVCYGAQYLAHFSGGLVAPSNTREYGRANLSFIKEGEEFFKNISEGSQVWMSHSDTIKELPTNGTLLASTHDVENAAYKIEGETTYAIQFHPEVYHSTDGKQLLQNFLVNIAGVAQTWTPDSFVDETVAELKAKIGNDKVVLGLSGGVDSTVAAVLLHKAIGSNLHCIFVNNGLLRKNEFTDVLKQYEGMGLNVKGIDASARFLEELAGLSDPEAKRKAIGKVFIDVFDDEAHQIEDAKWLAQGTIYPDVIESVSVNGGPSATIKSHHNVGGLPDFMKLKVVEPLRMIFKDEVRRVGASMGIDKELLGRHPFPGPGLAIRILGDITAEKVRILQEVDAVFINGLKESGLYDKVWQAGAILLPVNSVGVMGDERTYEKVVALRAVESTDGMTADWVNLPYEFLQKTSNKIINNVKGVNRVVYDISSKPPATIEWE, via the coding sequence ATGCAACAACACAACGTACTTATATTAGATTTCGGATCGCAATACACACAGTTAATTGCGCGCCGCGTAAGAGAATTAAACATTTATTGTGAAATTCATCCTTACAACAAAATACCACAAAACTTAAACGATTTTAAAGCTGTAATCCTTTCTGGAAGTCCATCATCTGTTCGTTCAGAAGAGGCTCCTCATCCAGATTTATCTGAAATAAGAGGTAAAAAACCTTTATTAGCAGTATGCTATGGTGCACAATACTTAGCTCATTTTTCTGGTGGTTTAGTAGCTCCTTCCAACACTCGTGAATATGGTAGGGCTAATTTATCTTTTATTAAAGAAGGAGAAGAATTCTTTAAAAACATTTCAGAAGGAAGTCAAGTTTGGATGAGCCATTCTGATACAATAAAAGAATTACCAACTAACGGAACTTTGCTAGCAAGTACTCATGATGTAGAAAATGCAGCATATAAAATTGAGGGAGAGACTACCTATGCCATTCAATTTCACCCAGAAGTGTATCATTCTACAGATGGGAAACAATTATTACAAAACTTTTTAGTTAATATAGCAGGAGTAGCCCAAACTTGGACACCAGATTCTTTCGTAGACGAAACGGTCGCTGAGTTAAAAGCTAAAATAGGTAATGATAAAGTTGTTTTAGGATTGTCAGGCGGAGTAGATTCTACCGTAGCTGCGGTTCTACTACACAAAGCTATAGGAAGTAATTTACACTGTATTTTTGTTAATAACGGATTGTTACGTAAAAATGAGTTTACTGACGTATTAAAGCAATACGAAGGTATGGGATTAAACGTTAAAGGTATAGATGCTTCGGCACGTTTTTTGGAAGAGCTTGCAGGATTAAGTGACCCAGAAGCGAAACGTAAAGCCATTGGTAAAGTTTTTATTGATGTTTTTGATGATGAAGCGCATCAAATAGAAGATGCTAAATGGTTAGCTCAAGGAACAATATACCCTGATGTGATTGAATCAGTTTCTGTAAACGGTGGTCCTTCAGCTACTATAAAAAGTCATCACAACGTAGGTGGATTACCAGATTTCATGAAATTAAAAGTGGTAGAACCTTTACGTATGATTTTTAAAGATGAAGTACGTCGTGTAGGTGCTTCTATGGGAATTGATAAAGAGTTATTAGGTCGTCATCCATTCCCTGGTCCTGGTTTAGCTATTAGGATTTTAGGAGATATCACTGCTGAAAAAGTTCGTATTTTACAAGAAGTAGATGCTGTATTCATCAACGGATTAAAAGAAAGCGGATTATACGATAAAGTATGGCAAGCAGGTGCTATTTTGTTACCTGTAAACTCTGTTGGAGTTATGGGAGATGAAAGAACTTATGAAAAGGTAGTTGCCTTGAGAGCAGTAGAGAGTACTGATGGTATGACTGCAGATTGGGTTAATTTACCTTATGAGTTTTTACAAAAAACATCTAATAAAATAATAAATAATGTAAAGGGGGTAAATAGAGTTGTATACGACATTAGCTCTAAACCACCAGCAACAATTGAATGGGAATAA
- a CDS encoding 3-oxoacyl-ACP synthase III family protein gives MKLSVITGTGAFIPSIKKENSKFNDNFFLNADGTSFDNSNPVIIEKFKSITGIEERRYAKPEYKASDLGFFAAKKAIEDANINPEELDYIIFAHNFGDVKKDAIQSDILPSLATRVKHLLQIENPNCVAYDILFGCPGWIEGVIQAQAFIKAGIAKKCLVIGGETLSRVIDMNDRDSMIYSDGAGACIVEAADKNDSGILSHASQTFTKEEAYYLFFGNSNDKSKDNDVRYIKMHGRKIYEFALTNVPKAMQTALDKSGVAIDDVKKIFIHQANEKMDEAIIKRFYRLYKKPIPEGVMPMSIHKLGNSSVATVPTLLDLVLKGNIENQEVKKGDVIILASVGAGMNINAIVYKY, from the coding sequence ATGAAATTATCAGTAATAACAGGAACAGGTGCCTTTATTCCATCAATTAAAAAAGAAAATAGTAAGTTTAATGACAACTTCTTCTTAAATGCTGATGGGACTTCCTTTGATAATTCGAATCCTGTAATTATTGAAAAGTTTAAATCTATAACTGGTATTGAAGAGCGTCGCTATGCTAAGCCAGAATACAAAGCTTCTGACCTAGGTTTTTTTGCTGCAAAAAAAGCAATTGAAGATGCTAATATTAATCCTGAAGAATTAGACTATATCATTTTTGCTCATAATTTTGGAGATGTTAAAAAAGATGCTATTCAAAGTGACATTCTTCCAAGTTTAGCTACTCGTGTAAAACATTTACTACAAATTGAAAATCCAAATTGTGTAGCATACGATATTCTATTCGGTTGCCCAGGTTGGATTGAAGGTGTTATTCAAGCTCAAGCTTTTATAAAAGCTGGTATTGCTAAAAAATGTTTAGTAATAGGTGGCGAAACTCTATCAAGAGTTATAGACATGAACGATCGCGACTCTATGATTTATAGTGATGGTGCTGGTGCTTGTATCGTAGAAGCTGCTGATAAAAACGATAGTGGAATTTTGAGTCATGCTTCACAAACTTTTACTAAAGAAGAAGCTTATTACCTGTTCTTCGGGAATTCTAATGATAAAAGTAAGGATAACGATGTACGTTATATAAAAATGCATGGACGAAAAATTTATGAATTTGCCTTAACCAATGTTCCAAAAGCTATGCAAACTGCTTTAGATAAAAGTGGTGTAGCTATTGATGATGTAAAAAAAATATTCATTCATCAAGCCAATGAAAAAATGGATGAGGCTATCATTAAACGCTTTTATCGTTTGTATAAGAAACCAATTCCTGAAGGTGTGATGCCTATGAGCATTCACAAATTAGGGAACAGTTCGGTAGCTACAGTACCTACCCTACTCGATTTAGTTTTAAAAGGCAATATTGAAAACCAAGAAGTAAAAAAAGGCGATGTTATTATACTTGCCTCTGTTGGTGCAGGGATGAATATCAATGCAATTGTGTACAAGTATTAA
- the cdd gene encoding cytidine deaminase, whose protein sequence is MKKIDVTTTATLFDNISQLSTEDAFLMDKAVEARQKAYAPYSKFNVGAAVLLDNGEVVLGNNQESAAYPSGMCAERVAIWKAGSDFPDMKVKKIAITAASENSTVNKPVGPCGACRQTLSEYEINQQQPIEIIFMGEVGKIIKTESLLSLLPFSFDSSYL, encoded by the coding sequence ATGAAGAAAATTGACGTAACTACTACAGCAACTCTATTTGATAATATTTCACAATTATCAACCGAAGATGCTTTTTTAATGGACAAAGCTGTTGAAGCAAGACAAAAAGCTTACGCTCCTTACTCTAAATTCAATGTTGGAGCTGCTGTATTACTTGATAATGGTGAGGTTGTTTTAGGTAATAATCAAGAAAGTGCTGCCTACCCTTCTGGTATGTGCGCAGAGCGAGTGGCTATTTGGAAAGCTGGTTCTGATTTCCCTGATATGAAGGTAAAAAAAATAGCTATAACGGCAGCTTCTGAAAATTCTACCGTGAATAAACCAGTTGGTCCTTGTGGAGCATGCCGTCAAACATTATCAGAATACGAAATAAATCAACAACAACCTATTGAAATTATTTTTATGGGTGAAGTTGGTAAAATTATAAAAACTGAATCACTGCTTTCTTTACTACCTTTTTCTTTCGATAGTTCCTATTTGTAA
- the porV gene encoding type IX secretion system outer membrane channel protein PorV, with protein MKKLSIVLFFVCFTLQNKAQAQTSINTTAMPFLLITPDARAGGMGDIGVATSSDAFSIFHNPAKTAFNQNRISIGLNYTPWLRNLTDDIFVGGGSYVNRYSEKSAWGVDLKYFSLGEVALTNDSGASNGIENPNELAITGIYSLKLSETFSMGIGLKYIHSNYKIRSNDSNLEAVNSFAVDVSGYYQSKEKNFGNFNGRYRLGFNIANIGPKVEYSPGVPNFIPTNAKIGGGFDFIFDDKNILGLNLEFTKLLVPSSPNSERGWFEGMFTSLGDRSFSEELQETTWALGAEYLYNNAFALRAGYFHESEEKGQRQYFTLGTGFTARAFTLDLSYLVNTAAVNNPLENTLRFSLSFDLGELYEVY; from the coding sequence ATGAAAAAATTATCAATCGTATTATTTTTTGTGTGCTTTACCCTTCAAAATAAAGCGCAAGCCCAAACATCAATAAATACCACGGCAATGCCTTTTTTATTGATTACACCTGATGCTCGTGCTGGTGGTATGGGAGATATCGGAGTTGCTACATCTTCAGACGCCTTTTCTATCTTTCACAACCCTGCAAAAACTGCATTTAATCAAAACAGAATAAGCATAGGACTTAACTATACTCCTTGGCTTAGAAACTTAACTGACGATATTTTTGTTGGTGGAGGTTCTTACGTTAATAGGTATAGTGAAAAATCAGCTTGGGGAGTTGATTTAAAGTATTTCTCTCTTGGAGAAGTAGCTTTAACTAATGACAGCGGTGCTTCTAATGGAATAGAGAACCCTAATGAATTAGCTATTACTGGTATTTATTCATTAAAGTTAAGTGAAACTTTTTCTATGGGAATCGGTTTAAAGTACATCCACTCTAATTACAAAATAAGAAGTAACGATTCCAATTTAGAAGCTGTTAATTCTTTTGCTGTTGATGTTTCTGGTTATTATCAATCTAAAGAGAAAAACTTTGGAAACTTTAACGGGCGTTACAGATTAGGTTTTAACATCGCTAACATAGGCCCAAAAGTAGAGTATAGTCCTGGTGTTCCTAACTTTATTCCAACCAATGCTAAAATTGGTGGTGGTTTTGATTTTATCTTTGATGACAAAAACATTTTGGGGCTTAACTTAGAATTCACAAAGTTATTAGTTCCATCTAGTCCTAACTCAGAAAGAGGTTGGTTCGAAGGAATGTTCACCTCTTTGGGAGACAGAAGTTTTAGTGAAGAATTACAAGAAACTACATGGGCCTTAGGTGCTGAATACTTGTACAATAATGCTTTTGCTCTTAGAGCAGGTTATTTTCATGAGAGTGAAGAAAAAGGACAACGTCAGTACTTTACTTTAGGTACTGGGTTTACTGCAAGAGCTTTTACTTTAGATTTATCGTACTTGGTAAATACCGCAGCTGTTAATAATCCTTTAGAAAATACATTACGTTTTTCTTTATCATTTGATTTAGGAGAACTATATGAAGTATATTAA